A stretch of Flavobacterium sp. N1994 DNA encodes these proteins:
- a CDS encoding type IX secretion system membrane protein PorP/SprF, with protein MRTKILIFALMLTCYTGFAQQDAQFTQYMYNTININPAYAGSRGVMSIFGLHRTQWVGLDGAPVTNAFSLNTPINNSNLGIGLSLVNDRIGPTTDNTISADVSYTIPMSEDYKLSFGIKASGNMFTLDADKLDPQHLNDPNLQNYNSKLKPNFGAGLYLHSEKLYFGLSVPNFLQETKYNDNDVAVFQERMNFYAIGGYVFDLSESIKFKPAFLTKVVTGAPLQVDVSGNFLFFDKLMLGAAYRWDAAVSGLAGFQVTDGLFIGYSYDTETTHLRKYNSGSHEIFLRFELFNKVSKMVSPRFF; from the coding sequence ATGAGAACAAAAATTTTAATTTTCGCTTTGATGTTAACGTGTTACACTGGTTTTGCTCAACAAGATGCCCAGTTTACCCAATACATGTATAACACCATAAATATTAATCCCGCCTATGCAGGATCGAGAGGAGTAATGAGTATTTTTGGATTGCATCGTACCCAATGGGTAGGTTTAGATGGTGCACCAGTTACCAATGCTTTCTCTCTAAACACCCCAATCAACAATAGTAATTTAGGTATTGGACTTTCATTAGTTAACGATAGAATCGGACCAACAACTGACAACACTATTTCGGCTGATGTATCGTATACCATTCCAATGTCTGAAGATTACAAATTATCGTTTGGTATAAAAGCTTCTGGAAATATGTTTACTTTGGATGCAGATAAATTAGATCCACAACACCTAAATGATCCAAATCTTCAAAATTATAATAGTAAACTTAAACCAAACTTTGGTGCTGGTCTTTATTTACACTCTGAAAAATTGTATTTTGGACTTTCTGTTCCTAACTTTTTACAAGAAACCAAATACAACGACAATGATGTAGCTGTTTTTCAAGAAAGAATGAACTTCTATGCTATTGGAGGATATGTATTTGATTTATCTGAATCAATAAAGTTCAAACCCGCTTTCTTGACTAAGGTAGTAACTGGTGCGCCATTACAAGTAGATGTTTCAGGTAACTTCTTATTCTTTGATAAATTGATGCTTGGAGCTGCTTATCGTTGGGATGCAGCAGTAAGTGGATTAGCAGGTTTTCAAGTAACTGATGGTTTATTTATTGGTTATAGCTATGATACAGAAACAACCCATTTGAGAAAATATAACTCTGGTTCACATGAGATATTTTTAAGATTTGAGTTGTTCAATAAAGTAAGTAAAATGGTATCAC